atatcgggtctcagcatccctgagaatccggctggtgtaatagaccggcttttggagcttgtcctcttcccggacgaggactgagctcactgcagctgaggagacggccagatataagtaaaggatCTCGCCTTTCtgaggcttggtgagcagcgggggagaggccagaaggcttcgaagctcttcaaaggcctgctggcattcttctgtccaccggaagtctttcggccgtttgaggctcttgaagaaggggaggcagcgctcggctgaccgagagacaaaccttcccagggcggcaacccgccccgcgagccgttgcacctccttaactgtctttggaggtgacatctcttgcagtgcccggattttctccgggttggcttcaattccgcgctgggtcactatgaaacccaggaacttgcccgaggtgaccccgaacgcgcacttcgccgggttaagcttcatttggtatctcctgagcttggcgaatgtctcgttgagatcggctatgtggtgttccgccgctcggctcttcaccagcatgtcgtccacatagacttctatgttccggccgatctggtctttaaaaatttggctgaccagtctctgataggtggccccagcgtttttcaggccaaagggcatcaccttgtagcagtaggtgcccttgtcggtgatgaaggccgtcttttcctcgtcttctggcgccattcgaatttgattgtaccctgaaaaggcgtccataaaagttagcagctggtgtcctgaagtggagtcgacgagctggtcgatgctcgggagggggaagctgtctttcgggcaggccttgtttaggtcggtgtagtccacgcacatacgccacttcccgttggccttctttacgaggactacgttggcgagccaatccgggtaggagacctcccggatgaagctggtcccgaggagtttgtccacctcctcagccgcagctcgttgtcgttccggggcggagcctcttttcttctgctttacaggcctgctggttggcctcacctggagtcggtggaccatgacctcagggtcaattcctggcacgtccgcgggcgaccaggcgaagacgtcagcgttgtcccgcaggaagctgacgaggcgatccctctcgtgggcaccgaggccggagccgacctgcacggttagctcgggaaaattttcttgtagtgggatttgaataaggagctcaccgggctctacttgcctcttccagagggtgtccctcgcatcgagggtttctatgggcagcgaGGGGCCAGTAGGCTGAATCGTCGCCTCGGCTGGTTGCTTTGCtccgtgggccgccatgtagcattgtttggcgaccagctggtctccgcggacctcgcctactccttggccggtggggaaccgcacgagcaaatggcgagttgaaaccacggctcgaagggcgtttagcccagggcgcccaaggatggcgttgtagaccgagggcagacggaccaccaggaagtccatcctcacggtgctctcccggggggcgaggccgactgtgacaaggaagctagcctcaccttcaaccgggaccgcatctccggtaaacccaaCCAACGGGGCATTGACTCTCCGGAGATACCCTTCTGTCactcccattttttggtaggcatgataatacaaaatgttggctgagcttccattgtcaactaggacacgctttacatcaaacctgtttacaatcatagagatgaccacagcgtcatcatggggggtttcgaccccttctaagtcctcgtccgagaacgagatgacttcatcagtacgtgggcgcttcgggggtgctccctgggcggctgttcctgccgaggcccgcccaatcatgttgatggtaccgacgatgggcctgttgtcgcccGGATTTTCGGTTGatgcgacattctccgccggcctcctttcctcatgtcggttcctcacgaaccggttgagtactctcCGCCGGacgagcgcttctatctcgtcccggagttggaagcagtcctccgtgtcgtgcccgcgatctcggtggaagcggcaatacttcctaggATTTCGGgggaatcccgtgtctcgcataggaggcgggggtcggaagaagtcccgaccctcgatttccatcaggatttcggcccggggagcgttgacgggtgtatagCTCTCGTACTTCCccgggtacgtccgaggccgtggtggggacctcGGTAGAGGAGAGGTCCTCTGCCGAGGTCGTCTCTGCTGTCGGGGCGGACTTCTCAGTCTGGGGAGactcttctctcggcggggagaccggctcctttgccggccgcgctcctcgcggcgcttcttctgcttcttcgaggcgggctcgattgctccccgcctggaggcgactgcctcctcggccttggtatacttccgggctcgggccaacatttcggtgaagtcggccgggaagctcttctcgatggagaagaggaatcgataggagcgaaccccagtcttcagagccgacatggctatcgactggtctagctcgcgaacctcccatgtagCGGCGGTGAAGCGATCCAGGTActccttgagggactccccctctttctgtttgatgtcgaggagggagtctgacgtccgtcgctggcgccggctagCAGCGAAGTTGgtagcgaactgcctgccgagttgctcaaaagaggacaccgtattcggcttcagtcccgaaaaccaaagccgagcggtccctcggagggttgccgggaaggccttgcagagtatggcctccgaggacccttgtagggccatgagggcccgatagctctccaggtggtcgagaGGGTCAGTCGTCCCGCTGTAGGGTTCcacttgaggcattttgaacctcgcgggaaccggctcatcctcgatctggcgggaaaagggggacttggtagtgaactcaaagtctccctcttgtcttgccttcttgctgtggagcgccgcaatctggcgctccagatactcaactttccggtcgagctcccccatccgtgggattgtcgctgtggtttgcgccggctcacggtggtctggggctgactctgcctcagaaagttggggtctccggtcgaaaccttctcccggtaactccctccagggagaagctcgttctccgttgttggctctggaggagccatgcaagttttggcttgggaaaaccgggccgttggggagacactccggcggggcctgggcccgtggggggagcgtaggtaaggcttcctcgcgccgcagaccctgaacggcggcggccagggcctggacttgctgtaccagggcgtcgaactgttccggctggacctgaggagctgggtcagccggagttggagaattcccGACGGAGTGTCCGGGACTTTGCGAGGGACGCCGGTTGATGTTaaaggctcccttacttctcaacttcatgactgctactcgggcccttcctctagcgccaactgttgctagaaattggacccgggggcaatcttcggtcgaggagagggagcggcgagttcttcacggcggggcggcggtccgtcggcgagcggcgtcctctgtCTGGTGTGATCGGGGAGAAGGAGCAGCTGGTCCTCGTGGcgaggcggcgatccgtcagctggcggcgtcctccgtctgggtgcctgcacacgaaccggtggccgggttttccggcgccggccctccgacgctcaagtcagggagggggcgaaTAGTGTAAAAGGGGAGATAAATAGTGTCTGTAGAGTGCATCAATCTTCCAAtcccctcctgagaggccaaggctcccttttataggcgggggtcggtttacctgcgatgtaacagggcgaggccgtagtacggctaggcatgttgttcaggtcggcgcacggtcaggcgaatcattgcaccgatgtcggcggtgagggcgtcgtacaacccgagttagcacgctaccaggcgaattattgcattggtatcggaggtatggccgagatcagagacttatcatagtcgactagactctgctgggctaatttgccgtggagagctgagagtccgtaggtgacaggagccatgcgcattaattgtggagtaagccggagatccgcatttattgtggagtaagccggagatccgcatttattgtggagtaagccggagatccgcattaattgttgagtgagccggagatccgcattaattgttgagtgagccggagggttacagcgaccatgcgcaataaatgccagaggggcgtcagggtatggtcttcggccggacctcagaggtgcacggccgtagtaggtggctgacaagagtagacctcgaacatcggggCTTTTCTCAaatcggaggtctcgaggtcggtcgtcttgaggtcgggcgtcccgaggtcggacgccgacttcggccgtccaGGGTCGGAGGTCGTGCGGCTCCTTAGGGACATTTGCGTCATTTGAGGAAAAATCTTGTTCTCCCCAACGGTTATAATTTGGTAGAGAACTTTTGAGTTACAAACCTGACTGCCAACAAAGCAAACCAACTAAACGTGTGATATAGGTTTAAATGTTTGCTGTAATGATTGTGCAATTTCTTTTGTTGTTAGTATGAAATGATGTGGATGTCTGACTTGCTATAAATGACTCCTTGAAACAACGAActgttttcaatcataatgtCGTTGATATAATGTCTAAAGATGAGGGGTGAAAAGTTGTCCTATCGATAGCTGGTGGTGGGTGGGGGTGGTTGGGTGCGTGCGTGAGCGAGAGAGACCTGGTGGTTAGCTTTGTTTCATCTCCAGTTCCTGCCATGGTGACAGGAGACCTACCAACTTATTAAAAGGCTCATCCAAAACCAGTGCTTGGTCGTGAAAATATAGAAAACAAAATTGTACTCGGAAGAATCGAGGAATGAAGCGGTTGCCGGAAGCTCCAAAGTAGGCTAAAACTTAGTTGGCGCTTGATGTTGAACACACCTGCAGGAACCCTACCAACTTATCAAAAGGCTCATCCAAATCCAGTGCTTGGTCAGGAAAATGTAGAAAGCAAAATTGCAGTTGGAAGAATTGAGGAATTAAACGGTTCTCGGGAAGCTCCAAAGTAGGCTAAAACTTAGTTGAACACGCCTGCTCTTTCCTCTCGGAAGTGTGGTAATAGAATAATTTGGTTGAAGGTTCGTGCTGTTTCTACGACCTTCTGTCGAACAAGTGGTGGGTGACCGGATGGCTAACCatagggggcgtttggtaaccccaacaggatcaccacggtgatccgAATGCTGGGATGATTTGATCCCtagtgatctaagatcaatgtgtttggtaggccatggttcagtgattaaaaatctccggatatccatgagtaacttgtttggtatggtacggagATCCAAGATCACTGATCACATAATACCACAATTACtcttgatatatcttagatgaattttttatatatttttaattctcatgaattaAAAATAGAAGTCAATATACTAATTCTTATAATAactccataattttgtcacatattctacttttagtagccccttatcatatatttattaatcatataaaatatattataataaaatattaatatatttatcagtatattaattattaatatattctataacaatatatttattactcctataaattatttatcttataaaaatatgttattttcgttatagaattaatatttttatttatacttataatagatttttttaatactaataattattttgattaaaaaataaggtaaatagaagtaatatagtaatatattaaatattttcattatataaatataaaaaataataatatatttctactacaatttaaaattatccttcaataataataggataataatatgattagtaatatatgacaatataatatatatcattaatataatatataatatcaacataatatatatagatatacacacacacacacacatatatatatatacacatacacacatacatatatatacatacatacatacatacacatatatacatacatatatatacatacatatatatacatacatacatacatatacatatatacatatatttatatatatatatatatataatattgatataatatattgatggtatattgatatatcaatttttctgctaacttgagggatatttttgtctttaactttcaaCCCAGGATCACTGTCCTcgggtgatcttggatttccgacctcaaggACGAGTATCTAATCACTGAGTTGGGGggtgatttgaggagtggaggtGATTTAAGATCACCACCACGTAGGATCAtcgtggtgcaaccaaacgcggtgatctcatcacctccacccaCATCACCCTTGATCCTAAGACGATCAGtccataccaaacgcccccaTAGTGTTAGGCCAGCAACGACATTCTGCAGTAGCGAGGATTGGCCGAACCAGGAGCACAGAGGAGACAACCGGACGTGGTCTAGTATGGTGTAGGCATCCTCTGACAACCATTGTGGACAAATCACCAAATCTTCAAGGAGGAGATTGAAAACCTCCAATGGTATTTTGTGGAGGCTTTGAAACTACCAATGGAGTGGGTGGAGACGAAGAGGATGGCATGGAAGATGATGGAGATCGTCGCTCGGAGCCTCGGGCGGAGGGTTCCTGTGGAATGGATAACTAAGGATCTCAAGATCCGGGAGAAGCTAGAGTATGAGGTGGAAGCTTTTCTGATGGCGGAGGACAATTATGTCTTCCGTTCCGGTGTGAAGATGATCGGAATGCAGCCCTGTCGAACAGGCCATGGGTGATGGCCGGCCAATGCCTTGCTATGGAACGGTGGAAGCCAGGTTTCATCGCTAGCATGGCCAAAGTAAAGAAGATGGTGGTTTGGCTCCATCTTCCCTCTCTCCCATTGGAGTACTGGGAGAAGGACTCGATAATGGAGATTGTGGCGGTGGCGGGCCGGCCTTTGGCTCTTATCATGTTTAGTTGAACAAAAACACCAGAGCCTttgagggaagagggaagagccTGAGGATTGTAGCAGACAAGATGCTTATCCATGCAGCAGAGCACACCCAAGTTATGACCGTCGATGGAATTGGGATTGTGAGGGATACCCGGGGCTCCCTTTCAGCTCTTATGGCGCCTCGGGTGATATTTATCACCTGGAAGCCTCCACCCCCGAGCGTTCTCAAGATAATTTCGATGACAATGTGGTGGATGACGGAAGAAGAGGTAGGGTTGGGTTTCTCATCAGAAGCTTCGACTCTAGCTTGATTGCGACAATAGGTTGTCGGCTTTATGACACTTTTGTTCCTGAGGCGGAGATGAGGGCAGCCTGGGAGGGTATTACTTATGCTTGCCTCTTTCTAGGAGTCGATCATATTCAGCTTGAAGGGAATTCGGCGACTATCATCATCTAATGGATTTAGGGCCATGCCAGAGCTGGTGTCGAGCACCCTCTTTTGTATGATATCCATGATTTTCTGTGAGATTGTCCGGATGCCCGTGTTACTCATGTACATCCAAGAGACGAATAGAGTGACTGATTGGGTGGCATCGTCTGTCACCCAGCACTCTGGTGGTTTGCTTTGGGACGGTATagagttcttatcttgttgattttttttttctaattttgttggatGTATTCCAACTAGAATGATATAAAAATTTTCgtgttataaaaaataaaaaaaaatcctcgaAGCGACGTTTTCGCTCTCTTTCGACTGATCTGCGTCACAGATAACGTCAGCCGTTTGGTGGCAGGTGGAGACGAGCGACAAGAAAGGGGAGAAAAAATTTGCAACAAAGAGCAGAAGATACAAAGAGTCCAGATTCATTGTATCCAATCAATGATAAAACGAGAAGAGAGAGAGCAACCACCCTCGAACCAACAATCGTTTCGCGCGTAAAGGGAAAGATATGGGCTCTCTAGTGGATCCAGCCTTCGTCCAAGCTCCCGAGCACCGGCCCAAACCCACCGCCCCGGAGGCGGCCGTTGGCATCCCACTCATCGACCTCTCCCCCATCCTCCACTCCCCCATCCCGGCCGCCGGTGGCGCCGCCCCGCCGGCCATCTCCCGTCTTCTGGCGGAGGTGGAGGCGGCGTGCTTGGAGTGGGGGTTCTTCCAGGTGATCAACCACGGGGTTCCTTCAGAGCTCCTCGACAACATCATGGCAGCGTCCAAGGGATTCTTCGCGCTGCCGGCGGAGGAAAAGCGGCAGGTGAGGAGGGATGATGTGAATCCGCTCGGCTACTACGATGTGGAGCACACCAAGAATGTAAGGGACTGGAAGGAGGTGTTCGACTTCGTCGTCGAGGAGCCGGCCGTGTTGCCGGCGTCGGCCGAGCCCGGAGCTGATGAGTTCCTCCCGCTTAGGAACCGGTGGCCAGAATATCCTCCAGGATTTAGGTAACTGCTTCTCCCCTCAATTCTCTCTGCATCGAAAGTTATCATCTTTCTTAATCACTAGTCTGCGCTATTCTAAAATTTCAAAGGATTTAAAGGATTATTTTCTTGTTTGACTGCTATTCTAATCTTCGATGATTCCACTTGAGGATCAACAATCTGGATCAGATCAGTAAAACTTTCGGTTAGATACTGCTGGCCGAGGGATCTAACTTCATATCTCAGCCTAGTTATTGAGTGGATTATTGATCCAACTATATCAAATTTACTCCTAAGAAATTAAGTACTTGACATATACATCATGCCAATTAACTTtctatgtttattttatttaaagtaTTTCATAAAGTATATTTTTGTTTAGCTTTCttgtcatcattatttttgaacTGTCATAATTTTCCATATTATTTTACAAATTAATCATCATGGTATGAACTTGTGAGTAAATTCCAAATTTTCCATCGCAGCTGATATCTCCGCCAAGATCTTAGTTTGTACCAGAGTGAAGGACCCTTGATATAATacataacatatatatattggatatatatatatcttgatTGATATAAATCAAGAAATCCTAAaatatcaaaattcaattttactGGCTGATACTTTATAATCacattttatcttcttttttcctaaaaaaacttaatcaatatattttaaaatcagTATCGATCCTATATAGTTGCCAGTTTTGGATTTATCATATAAGTCGAGATTTCTCCATTCTAAAATATCTACCAAGATCTCTGCTAAGATCCTCTTTGATATCAGAAAGTTTTTAGAACATCATGCCTATTCCATGTTTCTCCTCTGTGCAGGGAGGCCTGTGAGAAATATGCCAAAGCTGCGAATGAGCTAGCTTTCAAGCTGCTGGAGCTGATTGCACTGACCCTGGGCTTGCCTGCCAATCGATTGAATGGGTTCTTTAAAGATCAATCCAGCTTCATCCGCTTCAACCACTACCCTCCATGCCCCTCCCCTCACCTCGCCCTTGGCGTCGGCCGGCACAAGGATGGCGGAGCCCTCACCATCCTGGCTCAAGATGTTGGTGGCCTTGATGTCAAGAGGCAGTCCGACGGCGAGTGGATCCGTGTCAAGCCAATTCCCAACTCTTATATCATCAACGTTGGCGACATAATTCAGGTGACGACGCACCAAGATTTCAACTTTCTATCGTTTATATCATTCGACGTCGATATCTAATATAGTTTTTTTTCATGGAAAACTAATGTTTTTGACATTGTTTATGATAGGTCTGGAGCAATGATAAGTATCAGAGCGCAGAGCACAGGGTGTCGGTGAACTCGGTGGGGGAGAGGTTCTCcattcctttcttcttcaatcCGGCTCTTTATGTGATGGTGCAGCCATTAGAGGAGCTCATAGATGAAGAGAAGAGGCCGGCCAAGTACAATGCGTACAACTGGGGGGAGTTCTTTAAGTCAAGGAAGAACAGCAACTTTAAGAAGCTGGAGATGGAAAACACCCAAATTTATCATTTCAAGAAGGCGGTATGATTGGCTCAGGAGTCTTGCTATGGAGAGGATTGTACAGTAGAGTGTTAAGTGAAATAAAACCTACAGCGTGTTCCATACTACTACTGTCTTGTTCTCACCGTACGTGTCAGACATAAGGCATGTAGAGTATTATGATGCTTTAAGACATGTATGGGTTTGCTCGTCTTCCCAGCATTTGCTTTAGACGCCATATTAATGCATCATTTAGTTTAGtttattgcatgcttggttacttgtaagagagagaaagagatcatTCAATCCAGCATGGGAAAAGAAATACCACCACCCTCTTTGTTGGTTGCTGGATGCGAGAGAAACTTGGCTCGCTAATTTAATAAGTTCCTGGTCATCCATTCATCTTTCTTCGGACTAGTGTCGAAACCAATTCCCTGACCAAACTATCCCTTAAAAGAGGCACGCTAGTTGCTAATGACTCTCTTCTTCTAGTTCTTTTTCTTCCCGGAAAACAAGTCCATCCGGTTTTTCTTCTCCAGCGTctccttgtttttttttgaaaaaattcctAGCATGTTGTGAAAATAAAGGGTCtgaacttagtcccacatcgactagatagcggagaggtttatttcttaaatagaaGGGCGCTACCCCTTTTCTTTAAAAGCACCCTCTTAGGAGGGACAAAGCCGTGAGGGAGAAATTGTTGTATACAAATCGTACATAGTGTTAAGCACGTGCGTGCTCCCCCAAAGTGGACAATATTAAAGCGGGGACAAGCTCTATCGACTGAGCTACGAAAGCCAGCATGTATCTCTAACTGCAGAGGTGCCTTTTGCGGGATAAAACTGTGTGTTAGGAAGAGACTATGAAACCTCCTTAAAAGTGGACAATATTTTTGAGGAGAAGCAGTCGCTTCCGCTGTCTGAGCCCGGTGGGGACTGAGCTCTAGAGTTCGGGGGATACCTTCCGATCTCATCAATGGTGCTTTCAAATATAATTCACAAGAatgattttttattataattacaTAATGTTCCCCTGTCGTGGGATTGCATCACGAGCTTCAACCGCAAGGTAGCTTTATTTTGCTTCTCCTCAGGCAATAAGAACATGATATTAAGCTGCTTTGTTTTCATTCAACACCTCTATATGGCACCAATCTGCATCGAGATACACAAACTGAATAGTTTTCTGTCAGAAGTGACTTTGTATGTATTAAAGAAGTAAATCCACAAACTTGTGGTGGCTCCAGAAATCAGAGGCTGGCATTTTGCAGCTGGAGTCTTGTCCTCGGGCGCTTTACGGTTGTGCGATGTAGTACAAGATGTTCTTCGTGTTCTGTCCACTATGTCCTGCACTAATTATAATCAGATTATTCatgaatatttttctatttttttcttagcaTCACGCTCAAGGTCTCAATGGAAACCAAGTTTCCTCTGCTGTTTTGTTGCAAGAAATATTGTATGGAAAGCTtacttttcttgaaaatttagTTTTTCATTCGTTTGTtttaacagaaaattaaaaaaaaataaagaacttgtTGTTACTactataaaatttttctttttatgaaaagctttgtttcttctttttttctcttttatagaTTTTCTAGCAATCAAACATGCAGTAAACTGCATTGCAGGCCAAATTATATATTAGGATGAGGATAaaagacgagagagagagagagagagagagagagagaagtaaaTAACAGCTGGAATAAAAAGAACGTCCAAATGGATCAAATACCCAATCTACTATTGAAATAATGCAAGACGGGAAGAAAGAAAGCCCAACCACCACAGACCATCCGAATTTTACTACATAGCAGATATCCAGTAAAGTCTTGGGCATCACCTGCAAATAGCAAATAGCAAGTTTTGTCGAGATTGAGAGTGCCACCTGGTTCAGTTCTTAGTAAGTCATCTGGATTCCGGTCTCATCTTTACTACATTCATAATTTCAAATGAATTTAGCTGAACTTTTCCcgtgttattaaaaaaaaaaaacattagaaT
The sequence above is drawn from the Phoenix dactylifera cultivar Barhee BC4 unplaced genomic scaffold, palm_55x_up_171113_PBpolish2nd_filt_p 000007F, whole genome shotgun sequence genome and encodes:
- the LOC103709237 gene encoding probable 2-oxoglutarate-dependent dioxygenase ANS, coding for MGSLVDPAFVQAPEHRPKPTAPEAAVGIPLIDLSPILHSPIPAAGGAAPPAISRLLAEVEAACLEWGFFQVINHGVPSELLDNIMAASKGFFALPAEEKRQVRRDDVNPLGYYDVEHTKNVRDWKEVFDFVVEEPAVLPASAEPGADEFLPLRNRWPEYPPGFREACEKYAKAANELAFKLLELIALTLGLPANRLNGFFKDQSSFIRFNHYPPCPSPHLALGVGRHKDGGALTILAQDVGGLDVKRQSDGEWIRVKPIPNSYIINVGDIIQVWSNDKYQSAEHRVSVNSVGERFSIPFFFNPALYVMVQPLEELIDEEKRPAKYNAYNWGEFFKSRKNSNFKKLEMENTQIYHFKKAV